In a genomic window of Maridesulfovibrio ferrireducens:
- a CDS encoding DHH family phosphoesterase, with product MENQFKEICQILKGEDDFLIAAHYHPDGDALGSTAALGFILKSLGKRFRIYNQSGVPESMEWLQFPAPMLTEIPKGFDGWYIILDCGDAPRMGETLMNAMDPEKSINIDHHMGNTDFATINWVDTTRPAVGEMITLIARELKISLSGAIGEALYLSIATDTGFFTYGNTKPETLEIIADIIRHGLQLDEFVPKIRNQWTMKRIKLWTLALDKVELYHNDQTAIIFVTQEMLTDTNTGGPDCEGLVNFIRRIRNVRVAIVVREDSQHRFKFSLRSSGSDNVQMIASMFGGGGHKNASGGMIESSAANVRSRLTTALAEKLYHI from the coding sequence ATGGAAAACCAATTCAAAGAGATCTGCCAGATTCTTAAGGGTGAAGACGATTTTCTTATTGCAGCACACTACCATCCCGATGGTGACGCACTAGGCTCTACTGCCGCACTCGGTTTCATCTTAAAATCTCTCGGAAAACGGTTTCGCATCTATAACCAGAGCGGCGTTCCCGAGTCTATGGAATGGCTCCAATTTCCAGCTCCCATGCTGACCGAAATCCCTAAAGGATTCGACGGCTGGTACATAATTCTGGATTGCGGCGATGCTCCGCGCATGGGTGAAACTCTCATGAATGCTATGGACCCTGAAAAATCCATAAACATTGATCATCACATGGGCAATACTGATTTTGCCACCATCAACTGGGTAGATACAACACGCCCTGCTGTCGGTGAAATGATCACGCTTATCGCACGTGAACTGAAAATTTCTCTTTCAGGCGCTATTGGTGAAGCACTATATTTATCAATCGCCACAGATACCGGTTTTTTCACTTACGGGAACACCAAACCTGAGACACTTGAAATAATCGCCGATATCATCAGACACGGCCTACAGTTAGACGAATTCGTTCCAAAAATTCGCAACCAGTGGACTATGAAACGGATCAAATTATGGACCCTTGCGCTGGACAAAGTTGAACTGTATCATAATGACCAGACAGCGATAATTTTCGTCACTCAAGAAATGCTGACTGACACAAATACCGGCGGCCCGGATTGTGAAGGTTTAGTCAATTTCATCCGCAGAATTCGTAATGTGCGTGTTGCAATTGTTGTCCGCGAAGACTCTCAGCACAGATTTAAGTTCAGCTTGCGTTCATCAGGTTCTGACAATGTTCAGATGATCGCGTCAATGTTTGGCGGCGGCGGACACAAAAACGCCAGCGGCGGCATGATTGAAAGCTCTGCTGCAAATGTTCGCTCCAGACTCACCACAGCTTTAGCTGAAAAGCTATATCATATATAA
- the flgF gene encoding flagellar basal-body rod protein FlgF, with amino-acid sequence MQTSTFSALFGAMSNEHRVNISANNLANVNTTGFKRDTCAFEDTFVKFAHDYVVDAKPFIRDKNLFPEPKIMARPRLSEEVIDMSQGSFQKTGNSLDFAIRGDGFFKVQKDGGEFYTRNGVFTLSPEGNLMTEQGYPVMASGGVVAIPPRAEVTVDGTGVIRANGEELAQLDFVEAVDPRTVKKEGENLYTIGGEVLPGTGDILQGFIEKSNVEVVTEMVSMIECQRSFEMYQKMISGTDELDKKVIQQVGRSAM; translated from the coding sequence ATGCAAACCAGTACATTTAGTGCCCTTTTTGGGGCCATGTCCAACGAACACAGGGTCAATATCAGCGCCAATAATTTGGCGAACGTGAATACTACAGGCTTTAAACGGGACACCTGCGCTTTCGAAGACACTTTTGTTAAATTTGCTCACGATTACGTTGTGGATGCAAAGCCGTTCATACGGGATAAAAACTTGTTTCCGGAGCCTAAAATAATGGCCCGTCCAAGATTGTCTGAAGAAGTAATAGATATGTCTCAAGGCTCTTTTCAAAAAACCGGTAACTCACTTGATTTCGCTATCAGGGGTGACGGATTTTTCAAAGTTCAGAAGGACGGAGGCGAGTTTTACACTCGTAACGGTGTATTTACTCTTTCTCCTGAAGGAAACCTGATGACTGAGCAGGGTTATCCTGTGATGGCTTCCGGGGGTGTTGTGGCGATCCCTCCAAGGGCTGAAGTTACAGTTGATGGAACCGGAGTTATCCGGGCGAACGGGGAGGAGCTTGCGCAGCTTGATTTTGTTGAGGCTGTAGACCCTCGAACCGTAAAGAAAGAGGGTGAAAATTTGTACACAATCGGCGGAGAGGTTCTTCCTGGAACCGGAGATATTCTTCAAGGGTTTATTGAAAAATCAAACGTTGAAGTTGTAACTGAAATGGTCTCTATGATCGAATGTCAGCGCAGCTTTGAAATGTATCAGAAAATGATTTCCGGCACTGATGAGCTTGACAAGAAGGTCATTCAGCAAGTCGGTCGATCAGCAATGTAA
- a CDS encoding DUF503 domain-containing protein → MIIGVLSLEFRLHGNRSLKGKRKISLSLKQKLRNKFNVSVSEIEAQDSHERLVLAVVTVAGETRKVESRLSKALSMIEAISPAELVHCKTEFFSS, encoded by the coding sequence ATGATAATCGGCGTACTTTCACTGGAATTCAGACTTCACGGGAACAGGTCTCTAAAAGGCAAACGGAAAATATCACTTAGCCTGAAACAAAAATTGCGTAATAAATTTAATGTATCAGTTTCTGAGATAGAAGCGCAAGACTCCCATGAAAGACTGGTCCTGGCAGTAGTGACAGTAGCAGGCGAAACTCGTAAAGTTGAAAGTAGATTATCAAAAGCGCTATCCATGATTGAAGCAATTTCCCCGGCAGAATTGGTGCACTGTAAAACCGAATTTTTTAGTTCCTGA
- the nusA gene encoding transcription termination factor NusA, whose amino-acid sequence MGSELKKAIDQISKDRGIDRDLLVDTLEEAVRSSVARKYGDAMDIEVNYNEDIGEIEVYQFKVVAEEVTDEISEIVLSEAKEHDPNVQVDDEMGFKLKIEDLGRIAAQSAKQVIIQRMRDAEQEIIYDEYKSRKNEIVSGIIQRRDRSGWIINLGRTEAVLPKNEQIPRERYKRGDRVQAFLIDVQKEARGPQITVSRSHPDYMTALFKREVPEVDDDTVKIMGVARDPGLRAKVAVNSLDRDVDPVGACVGIRGSRIQNIVQELRGERIDIVVWSQDIAVYAQNALSPAIISRIAVDDDEKILEVVVPDDQLTVAIGRKGQNVKLASRLLGWKIDIFTESRYGEMNAASKGMDQLASVAEINLDNFISAGFETVNQIARASEEILMTIENMTPSKVADIKSAIKLLGMGEDEESYMEESLRIKQASLEEAEGKANVPEEETEDVSVVETETEESKSEENQTSETDKEISE is encoded by the coding sequence ATGGGATCTGAACTGAAAAAAGCGATCGATCAAATCAGCAAAGACCGTGGGATCGATAGAGATCTTCTGGTAGATACACTTGAAGAAGCAGTTCGTTCTTCTGTGGCTCGCAAATATGGCGACGCCATGGATATCGAAGTCAACTATAATGAAGATATCGGTGAAATTGAAGTTTACCAGTTTAAAGTAGTTGCTGAAGAAGTAACTGACGAGATAAGCGAAATCGTCCTTTCAGAAGCTAAAGAACATGATCCGAATGTTCAGGTCGACGACGAAATGGGCTTTAAGCTCAAAATCGAAGATCTTGGAAGAATCGCAGCTCAATCCGCAAAGCAGGTAATTATTCAGCGCATGCGTGATGCTGAACAGGAAATTATCTACGATGAATATAAATCCCGCAAAAACGAAATCGTCAGCGGTATTATTCAGCGCAGAGACCGTTCCGGTTGGATTATCAACTTGGGACGCACTGAAGCCGTTCTGCCTAAAAACGAGCAGATTCCCCGCGAAAGATACAAACGCGGAGACAGAGTTCAGGCTTTCCTCATTGATGTACAGAAAGAAGCACGCGGACCTCAGATAACTGTGTCCCGTTCTCACCCTGATTACATGACCGCACTTTTCAAGAGAGAAGTTCCTGAAGTTGACGATGATACAGTAAAAATTATGGGTGTAGCCCGTGATCCAGGTCTCCGGGCCAAAGTTGCTGTTAACTCACTGGACAGAGATGTTGATCCTGTAGGAGCTTGCGTAGGTATTCGCGGTTCCCGCATCCAGAACATAGTTCAGGAACTCCGTGGTGAAAGAATTGATATCGTAGTCTGGAGTCAGGACATTGCTGTCTATGCCCAGAATGCACTTTCACCTGCTATTATTTCCAGAATTGCCGTTGATGATGATGAAAAAATTCTTGAAGTGGTTGTTCCTGACGACCAGCTTACTGTTGCAATTGGCCGTAAAGGACAAAACGTTAAGTTGGCATCAAGACTGCTCGGTTGGAAAATTGATATATTCACCGAGAGCCGCTACGGCGAAATGAACGCAGCAAGCAAAGGAATGGACCAGCTTGCAAGCGTTGCTGAAATAAATCTTGATAACTTTATTTCAGCCGGTTTCGAGACCGTCAATCAGATTGCCAGAGCTTCTGAAGAAATTCTCATGACAATTGAGAATATGACTCCTTCAAAAGTAGCCGATATCAAATCAGCAATTAAGCTGCTTGGCATGGGTGAAGATGAAGAATCTTACATGGAAGAATCTTTGAGAATCAAACAAGCATCTCTGGAAGAAGCTGAGGGAAAAGCAAATGTTCCCGAAGAAGAAACCGAAGATGTCTCAGTTGTAGAAACTGAAACTGAAGAAAGTAAATCCGAAGAAAACCAAACTTCGGAAACTGATAAAGAAATAAGCGAGTAG
- the flgA gene encoding flagellar basal body P-ring formation chaperone FlgA codes for MTFAERYINLSRASVMFLVIAAMAVLAVTSADAATKENNDWRIVIKSAATVDGPRVRLGDVADFYGNLPAETKRDLSQVELWNAPPRGRKAISVNRTKLKVILKHYLGDMISNCVLPATLTIQSGGKVMSGAELQRVVVKVLTPHARAFDGNYKFRDFKLPDHLFYSDEMDSLKVQMPRNLKPGNNSFRMEIVSVDGQVLRNLSGSVFMDLWKPVPCPVRPLNRKEILTPDLITWKNQNMAHMGDRAWDGKGGPWRVRVPIGTGQPIMKSSIEPAPVIARGDKVSLVFQSAHLRLTTPVESLEDGGVGQTITVRNLQTKRKVIAKVLNAQTVSVR; via the coding sequence ATGACGTTTGCAGAAAGATATATAAACCTTAGCAGAGCATCAGTAATGTTTCTGGTAATAGCAGCTATGGCCGTTCTGGCTGTTACTTCTGCTGATGCGGCAACAAAGGAAAATAATGATTGGCGTATAGTCATCAAGTCTGCTGCAACTGTTGACGGTCCGAGAGTCAGGCTTGGAGATGTTGCTGATTTTTATGGCAATCTTCCGGCGGAAACTAAAAGAGATCTCTCACAAGTTGAGTTATGGAATGCTCCGCCCAGAGGACGCAAAGCTATAAGTGTTAACCGTACGAAACTGAAAGTCATTTTAAAGCACTATCTCGGTGATATGATCTCAAATTGCGTACTTCCTGCTACTTTGACTATTCAGTCGGGCGGTAAGGTTATGAGCGGTGCAGAGCTTCAACGAGTGGTTGTCAAAGTCTTGACTCCTCATGCCAGAGCTTTTGATGGTAATTACAAATTCAGAGATTTCAAACTGCCGGATCATCTTTTTTATTCTGATGAAATGGACAGTTTGAAAGTTCAAATGCCGCGGAATTTGAAGCCTGGAAATAATTCTTTCAGAATGGAAATAGTCAGCGTCGACGGACAGGTTTTGCGTAATTTGTCCGGTAGTGTGTTTATGGATCTTTGGAAGCCTGTTCCTTGTCCGGTTCGCCCCCTGAATCGTAAGGAAATACTTACACCAGACCTGATTACTTGGAAAAATCAAAATATGGCTCATATGGGTGACAGGGCTTGGGATGGCAAAGGCGGTCCTTGGAGAGTCAGGGTTCCTATCGGAACCGGACAGCCTATTATGAAGTCTTCCATTGAGCCTGCTCCGGTCATCGCACGCGGGGATAAAGTCTCCTTAGTTTTTCAAAGTGCTCACCTGCGTTTGACTACTCCCGTCGAGTCATTAGAGGACGGAGGAGTTGGGCAGACTATAACGGTACGCAATTTGCAAACTAAAAGAAAAGTTATTGCTAAAGTTCTCAACGCTCAGACTGTTTCAGTCAGGTAA
- the rimP gene encoding ribosome maturation factor RimP has translation MEQGSLAKKISDFVEPALGAMGLSLWGVEVTSANRPTVIIYIENESGVSIDQCAKVSREIGLMLEVEEVIDNAYVLEVSSPGLERKFFKPEQVAANIGKKLEVALIMSFEERKNFRGILIETDDEGLVLQLADQEEPVKLEWDRIRKAKLIHEFK, from the coding sequence GTGGAGCAAGGCTCATTAGCCAAGAAAATAAGTGATTTCGTGGAACCTGCACTCGGTGCCATGGGACTTTCACTTTGGGGTGTTGAAGTGACCTCCGCAAACCGTCCGACCGTAATCATTTATATTGAAAACGAGTCGGGTGTCAGCATTGATCAGTGCGCCAAGGTGAGCAGAGAAATAGGACTTATGCTTGAAGTTGAAGAAGTTATCGACAACGCATACGTTTTAGAGGTTTCCTCTCCGGGATTAGAACGCAAATTTTTCAAACCTGAACAGGTTGCAGCCAACATCGGTAAAAAATTGGAAGTTGCACTCATCATGTCATTTGAAGAGCGTAAAAACTTTCGCGGAATTTTAATCGAAACCGACGATGAAGGTTTAGTGCTCCAGCTTGCAGATCAGGAAGAGCCTGTCAAACTGGAATGGGACAGAATTAGAAAAGCAAAACTCATTCACGAGTTTAAATAA
- the flgG gene encoding flagellar basal-body rod protein FlgG: MMRSLWTAATGMVAQQTHIDVLSNNLANVNTQGFKKSRVEFEDLMYQTMQIAGTQVQGGNRLPTGMQIGMGVKEVSIHKFFSQGSFENTGNPLDLAIEGRGFFRIDHNGEDGYTRAGAFKLDNEGRVVTSNGYALQPEFVVPPEAVNVVVSEKGHMAALDKNGIELASSDIPVYDFINEAGLNAIGKNLYVTTEASGAPVEGVPGDDRFGTISQGYLEGSNVELVDEMVGLIVGQRAYETNSKVLTTSDSMLQTAINVKR, encoded by the coding sequence ATGATGCGTTCTCTTTGGACAGCGGCAACAGGAATGGTTGCACAGCAGACCCATATTGATGTTCTTTCGAATAACCTTGCCAACGTAAATACTCAGGGTTTTAAGAAAAGCAGGGTTGAGTTTGAGGATTTGATGTACCAGACCATGCAAATTGCCGGAACTCAGGTTCAGGGTGGCAACAGGCTTCCTACAGGTATGCAGATTGGTATGGGTGTTAAGGAAGTAAGTATCCATAAATTTTTTAGTCAGGGTTCTTTTGAAAATACTGGGAACCCGTTGGATTTGGCAATTGAAGGACGTGGTTTTTTCCGTATCGATCATAATGGAGAGGATGGTTATACCCGCGCCGGAGCATTTAAACTTGATAATGAAGGGCGTGTTGTAACCTCTAACGGATATGCACTCCAGCCTGAATTTGTTGTTCCGCCTGAAGCTGTTAACGTTGTTGTCTCTGAAAAAGGACATATGGCAGCTCTTGATAAGAACGGTATTGAATTGGCGTCATCTGATATTCCTGTTTATGATTTTATCAATGAAGCCGGACTTAATGCTATCGGTAAAAATCTCTATGTGACAACTGAAGCTTCCGGTGCGCCAGTAGAAGGTGTCCCCGGAGATGATAGGTTCGGAACCATTTCTCAGGGGTATCTTGAAGGGTCAAACGTGGAATTGGTAGATGAAATGGTAGGACTTATTGTCGGACAGAGAGCTTATGAAACTAACTCTAAAGTTCTGACAACTTCAGATTCTATGCTTCAGACCGCAATTAATGTGAAAAGATAA
- a CDS encoding YlxR family protein, translating to MDSTDGNDPVRSCVICRQRFAKKDLLRFVIGKGASDYELIPDNKKIMHGRGYYVCENERCLEKIKFFKPRKKKFRG from the coding sequence ATGGATAGCACTGACGGAAATGATCCAGTCAGATCGTGCGTGATTTGCAGGCAGCGATTTGCCAAAAAAGACCTACTCAGGTTCGTTATCGGCAAGGGGGCTTCCGACTACGAGCTTATTCCGGACAACAAGAAAATAATGCATGGACGCGGATACTACGTCTGCGAAAATGAACGCTGTCTGGAAAAAATTAAATTTTTTAAGCCGCGCAAGAAGAAATTCAGGGGGTAG
- a CDS encoding flagellar basal body L-ring protein FlgH, whose product MKKSVLAVSLLIILSAGCTPAKQTPTPMPVMTPPVSYEPEVLNNPGSLFLPSNSEYLFDDNRARRIGDIVVVTVTEISKGKHTSNSKAERENKTGMSVSNFYGGPLAVVDAFNLKGNAGDTPLIGSDTSNKFKSTGETKNESTLTASVACRIVRILPGNVMQVEGARQVRINEETQVLVVRGLLRQRDIGPSNTVQSSYLADAQIEVYGRGILADKQRPGWLSRILDNVWPF is encoded by the coding sequence ATGAAAAAATCAGTATTGGCAGTTTCGCTATTAATAATCCTTAGTGCCGGATGCACACCTGCCAAGCAGACCCCAACACCTATGCCGGTTATGACTCCGCCAGTATCTTACGAACCGGAAGTGTTGAATAATCCGGGATCTCTCTTTTTACCTTCAAATTCAGAATATCTTTTTGATGACAACAGAGCTCGCAGAATCGGCGATATAGTTGTTGTGACTGTTACTGAAATCAGCAAGGGCAAGCATACTTCGAATTCAAAAGCTGAGCGTGAAAATAAAACAGGTATGAGCGTCTCGAATTTCTACGGGGGTCCTTTAGCTGTAGTTGATGCTTTCAACCTTAAGGGAAATGCCGGAGATACTCCGCTTATCGGCTCTGATACTTCCAACAAATTTAAAAGTACCGGCGAAACAAAGAATGAGTCGACTCTCACAGCTTCTGTTGCCTGCCGGATAGTTAGAATTCTTCCCGGCAATGTCATGCAGGTTGAAGGAGCAAGACAGGTCAGAATTAATGAAGAAACACAGGTTCTGGTTGTTCGCGGTCTGCTCAGGCAGAGAGATATCGGCCCCAGCAACACTGTGCAGTCCAGTTATCTTGCAGATGCTCAGATTGAAGTCTACGGACGCGGCATTCTTGCAGATAAGCAGAGACCCGGATGGCTCTCAAGAATTCTTGATAACGTATGGCCTTTCTAG
- the rbfA gene encoding 30S ribosome-binding factor RbfA, whose protein sequence is MKTSTSRRSIKMGDMIMREIATMLIEDVADPRLELVSISGVRLNKDLKFAEVLFTLSGDKERIASAQQALQNAAGYMRSTLSKRMRVRQVPQLTFIHDNFLEEMVYGKPIQRDLPDS, encoded by the coding sequence ATGAAAACGTCCACATCACGCCGCTCAATAAAAATGGGTGACATGATAATGCGAGAAATCGCAACAATGCTTATTGAAGATGTCGCAGATCCGCGTCTTGAACTTGTTTCAATCAGCGGAGTCAGACTCAATAAAGACCTCAAATTTGCTGAAGTTCTTTTTACTCTTTCAGGAGACAAAGAACGAATTGCTTCTGCACAACAAGCACTGCAGAACGCTGCCGGTTATATGCGCAGCACACTCAGCAAGCGCATGAGAGTCAGACAGGTTCCACAGCTCACATTCATTCACGATAATTTCCTTGAGGAGATGGTATATGGAAAACCAATTCAAAGAGATCTGCCAGATTCTTAA
- the infB gene encoding translation initiation factor IF-2, which yields MTAKIKVKELAVELGVNPKDILQKLRDLGVQAKSTVADIDADSAQTIRKELAGASSNVVQREVQPGVIVRRRKAGPPKDEAEKPEEKTTEAKKAPVEKPAKKDVKTPAADAKEATEKAAPAKKKKAKKKEPLKDAKPLVKIIKPEDLEKKKQDEAPVKEETAPVEKAETPPSADSAEKKAPKKVAASAPPVEKATSEQKKEQPAADKKDVKAKDSEPKKKKRKKKKEIEPPKVKIISRPDPNLQAAQRAAEGPAGARIAGDRGLPERRPAARPGGRPAPGGRPAPGGRPAPGGRPAPGGRPAPGGRPAPGGRPATSGRPVPGAPQPGSDEGQSKKKKFKKDKRVVEFGKDNKKTNQERDMDSKFRHKKKGKKGKHKEVEPVLQKPLKAAKRKVKFNEAIRLADMAHQMGLKAQELIKTLFALGVMATINQSLDLDTATLLAAEFEYGIENVSFSEEELLVPVHEADDEKELMPRPPIVTIMGHVDHGKTSLLDAIRHSTVTDGEAGGITQHIGAYHVSTNRGDIVFLDTPGHEAFTTMRARGAQVTDIVILVVAADDGVMDQTREAISHSKAAGVPIVVAVNKMDKEGANPERVQRELADFDLVPEAWGGDTMFVPVSAKERTGLDQLLEMVQLQAEVLELRANPNKSARGNIVEAKLDKGRGPLGTVLIQEGTITQGDPFVCGLYHGRVRAMFNDLGQNIKTAGPAFPVEIQGFDGIPLAGDEFICVADDKIARKIAQERKLKHRERELAGKSKVTLESFLASKPDEKIQTLNVVLKADVQGSLEAIAEALAKLATEEIKVDVIHGGAGAITESDILLASASQAIIIGFNVRPTVKIKEVAEREQVEIRFYDIIYKLVSEIKDAMAGMLSPDIKENYLGQADVQQVFTVPKIGTVAGCKVIDGKLTRHAKVRLLREGVVIYTGTLTSLKRFKDDAKEVAKGYECGVGLERYNDIKEGDAIEAFEEVEVARTLA from the coding sequence ATGACTGCAAAGATAAAAGTTAAGGAATTGGCCGTCGAGTTAGGCGTCAATCCCAAGGATATTCTTCAAAAGTTGCGAGATTTAGGAGTGCAGGCAAAAAGTACTGTTGCGGACATTGATGCGGATTCCGCTCAGACCATCCGCAAAGAACTTGCCGGAGCATCCTCAAATGTTGTTCAAAGAGAAGTTCAGCCCGGAGTTATAGTGCGCCGTCGTAAAGCCGGACCACCTAAAGACGAAGCTGAAAAGCCGGAAGAAAAAACAACTGAAGCTAAAAAAGCTCCTGTTGAAAAGCCAGCTAAAAAGGACGTCAAAACTCCTGCTGCCGACGCAAAAGAGGCAACCGAAAAAGCTGCCCCTGCTAAAAAGAAAAAAGCTAAAAAGAAAGAACCTCTTAAGGACGCTAAACCTCTTGTTAAAATTATCAAGCCTGAAGACCTTGAGAAAAAGAAACAAGATGAAGCTCCTGTGAAGGAAGAAACCGCACCGGTTGAAAAAGCGGAAACACCCCCATCTGCGGACTCAGCCGAGAAAAAAGCTCCCAAAAAAGTAGCTGCTTCGGCTCCCCCTGTAGAAAAAGCCACTAGCGAACAAAAGAAAGAACAGCCCGCTGCTGATAAAAAAGACGTTAAGGCGAAAGATTCCGAGCCTAAAAAGAAAAAACGCAAGAAAAAGAAAGAAATCGAGCCTCCTAAGGTAAAAATTATTTCAAGGCCCGATCCTAATCTTCAAGCTGCACAGCGTGCGGCAGAAGGTCCAGCAGGTGCAAGAATTGCCGGAGATAGAGGACTGCCAGAGCGTAGACCTGCGGCCAGACCGGGCGGTAGACCAGCTCCAGGTGGTAGACCAGCTCCAGGCGGTAGACCAGCTCCAGGCGGTAGACCTGCTCCAGGCGGTAGACCAGCTCCAGGTGGCAGACCAGCTCCGGGTGGCAGACCAGCTACAAGCGGAAGACCAGTTCCGGGTGCTCCTCAGCCAGGCTCAGATGAAGGCCAGAGCAAAAAGAAGAAATTCAAGAAAGATAAACGCGTTGTTGAGTTTGGTAAAGATAACAAAAAGACCAATCAAGAACGTGATATGGATAGTAAGTTCCGTCACAAGAAAAAAGGCAAAAAAGGCAAACATAAAGAAGTTGAGCCTGTATTGCAGAAGCCTTTGAAGGCTGCAAAGCGTAAAGTAAAATTCAATGAAGCTATCAGACTGGCTGATATGGCTCACCAGATGGGACTCAAAGCGCAAGAGCTTATTAAAACTCTCTTCGCTCTCGGAGTCATGGCGACCATAAACCAGTCTCTTGATTTGGATACAGCGACCCTGCTTGCAGCAGAATTTGAATACGGAATCGAAAACGTATCCTTCTCCGAAGAAGAATTATTAGTACCGGTACATGAAGCTGATGATGAAAAAGAACTTATGCCTCGTCCTCCCATCGTTACCATCATGGGACACGTTGACCATGGTAAAACATCACTGCTTGACGCCATCCGTCACAGTACTGTTACCGATGGTGAAGCAGGCGGCATAACACAGCATATCGGTGCTTATCATGTCTCCACCAATCGCGGAGATATCGTATTCCTTGATACTCCCGGCCATGAAGCTTTCACAACCATGAGAGCCCGTGGAGCACAGGTTACTGACATCGTAATTCTTGTTGTCGCCGCCGATGACGGAGTTATGGACCAGACCCGTGAAGCGATAAGCCATTCCAAGGCTGCCGGAGTTCCCATTGTTGTTGCAGTCAACAAAATGGATAAAGAAGGAGCCAACCCTGAAAGAGTTCAACGCGAACTTGCTGATTTCGACCTCGTACCAGAGGCATGGGGCGGAGACACAATGTTCGTTCCCGTTTCAGCTAAAGAACGCACAGGACTTGATCAGTTGCTCGAAATGGTTCAGCTCCAGGCAGAAGTTCTGGAACTTAGAGCCAACCCGAACAAATCAGCTCGCGGTAACATTGTTGAAGCAAAACTCGACAAGGGTCGTGGCCCTCTCGGAACCGTCCTGATTCAGGAAGGAACCATCACTCAGGGAGATCCTTTCGTCTGCGGACTTTACCACGGACGAGTCAGAGCCATGTTCAACGACCTTGGACAAAATATAAAAACAGCTGGCCCCGCTTTCCCTGTAGAAATTCAGGGATTTGACGGAATACCTCTAGCAGGTGATGAATTCATCTGCGTAGCTGACGATAAAATTGCTCGTAAAATTGCTCAGGAACGTAAGCTGAAACATCGCGAACGTGAGCTTGCAGGAAAATCCAAGGTTACTCTTGAATCCTTCCTTGCTTCAAAACCTGATGAAAAAATTCAGACCCTCAACGTGGTTCTTAAAGCCGACGTACAGGGATCACTTGAAGCAATTGCCGAAGCTCTCGCAAAACTTGCTACTGAAGAAATCAAAGTTGACGTCATTCACGGAGGAGCCGGTGCCATCACAGAATCTGACATTCTGCTCGCATCTGCAAGTCAGGCCATCATCATCGGTTTTAACGTAAGACCTACTGTTAAAATCAAAGAAGTGGCTGAACGTGAACAAGTGGAAATCCGCTTCTACGACATCATCTACAAACTGGTCAGCGAAATCAAAGACGCTATGGCCGGTATGCTCTCCCCTGATATTAAGGAGAACTACTTAGGTCAGGCTGATGTTCAGCAGGTATTCACTGTACCGAAAATCGGAACAGTTGCAGGTTGTAAGGTTATAGACGGAAAACTCACAAGACATGCTAAAGTCAGACTTCTGCGTGAAGGTGTTGTAATCTATACCGGAACATTGACCTCGCTCAAACGTTTCAAAGACGACGCTAAAGAAGTAGCAAAAGGCTACGAATGTGGTGTTGGACTTGAAAGATACAACGACATTAAGGAAGGCGACGCAATCGAAGCCTTTGAAGAAGTCGAAGTAGCAAGAACTCTCGCATAA